Proteins encoded by one window of Roseibium sp. Sym1:
- the ilvC gene encoding ketol-acid reductoisomerase, giving the protein MRVYYDRDADLNLIKSKKVAVIGYGSQGRAHAMNLKDSGCTEIAVALREGSTTALKAEADGFKVMTVAEAAAWADLMMMATPDELQADIYKDHIAANIRDGAAIAFAHGLNVHFGLIEPKASVDVLMVAPKGPGHTVRGEYQKGGGVPCLVAVHQDASGNALDLGLSYACGVGGGRSGIIETTFQEECETDLFGEQAVLCGGLVELIRAGFETLVEAGYAPEMAYFECLHEVKLIVDLIYEGGIANMNYSISNTAEWGEYVTGPRIVTDETKAEMKRVLTDIQTGKFTSDWMQEYRAGAAKFKATRRLNDAHQIEEVGEKLRGMMPWIKSNALVDKTKN; this is encoded by the coding sequence ATGCGCGTTTATTACGATCGTGATGCTGATCTCAACCTGATCAAATCCAAGAAAGTCGCCGTCATCGGCTACGGCTCCCAGGGCCGCGCCCATGCCATGAACCTGAAGGACAGCGGCTGCACCGAGATCGCCGTTGCCCTGCGCGAAGGGTCCACCACCGCGCTGAAGGCCGAAGCCGACGGTTTCAAGGTCATGACCGTGGCCGAAGCCGCAGCCTGGGCAGACCTGATGATGATGGCCACCCCGGACGAGCTCCAGGCCGACATCTACAAGGACCACATCGCCGCCAACATCCGCGACGGCGCCGCCATCGCCTTCGCCCACGGCCTCAACGTCCATTTCGGCCTGATCGAGCCGAAGGCATCCGTCGACGTCCTCATGGTCGCGCCGAAGGGTCCGGGCCACACCGTGCGCGGTGAATACCAGAAGGGCGGCGGCGTGCCGTGCCTGGTCGCCGTCCACCAGGACGCCTCCGGCAACGCGCTCGACCTCGGCCTCAGCTACGCCTGCGGCGTCGGCGGCGGTCGCTCGGGTATCATCGAGACCACTTTCCAGGAAGAGTGCGAAACCGACCTCTTCGGCGAACAGGCCGTTCTGTGCGGCGGTCTGGTCGAACTGATCCGCGCCGGGTTCGAAACCCTGGTCGAAGCCGGCTATGCCCCGGAAATGGCCTATTTCGAGTGCCTGCACGAAGTGAAGCTGATCGTCGACCTGATCTACGAAGGCGGCATCGCCAACATGAACTACTCCATCTCCAACACCGCGGAATGGGGTGAATACGTCACCGGCCCGCGCATCGTCACCGACGAGACCAAGGCGGAGATGAAGCGCGTCCTGACCGACATCCAGACCGGCAAGTTCACCTCCGACTGGATGCAGGAATACCGGGCCGGCGCCGCCAAGTTCAAGGCCACCCGCCGTCTCAACGACGCTCACCAGATCGAGGAAGTCGGCGAAAAGCTGCGCGGCATGATGCCGTGGATCAAGTCCAA
- a CDS encoding TetR/AcrR family transcriptional regulator — MPAAAFDIATSRPDAAPEFSPRQQVVLQHALTLLVEGGEKALTTAGLARTASCSKESLYKWFGDRDGLLAAVVAFQASQVQFPSEAGATADAETFRAHVSAFVEALLGVLFSETSLALNRLSIGQSNTNSNRLGQLLLVRGKHMISARARAMLDSGRRHGLLKFDDSEDAYQVLYGLAIRDVHIRLLLGEAASPAEKDLKSQAETAVDRFYRLFGA, encoded by the coding sequence ATGCCCGCAGCCGCTTTCGACATTGCAACTTCCCGCCCGGACGCCGCGCCCGAGTTCTCGCCGCGCCAGCAGGTGGTTTTGCAACATGCGCTGACGCTGCTGGTGGAAGGTGGCGAGAAGGCGCTGACGACGGCCGGCCTCGCCCGCACGGCGAGCTGCTCCAAGGAAAGCCTCTACAAGTGGTTCGGCGACCGGGACGGGTTGCTCGCCGCGGTCGTCGCCTTCCAGGCGAGCCAGGTCCAGTTCCCCTCCGAAGCAGGCGCGACCGCAGATGCGGAGACCTTCCGCGCCCATGTCAGTGCCTTTGTCGAAGCGCTGCTCGGAGTGTTGTTCTCGGAAACGTCCCTGGCACTGAACCGGCTCTCCATCGGCCAGAGCAACACCAATTCCAACCGTCTCGGCCAGCTCCTGCTGGTGCGCGGCAAGCACATGATTTCCGCCCGCGCCCGCGCCATGCTCGACAGCGGCCGCCGCCACGGGCTTCTCAAGTTCGACGACTCGGAAGACGCCTACCAGGTGCTTTACGGCCTGGCCATCCGGGACGTTCACATCCGCCTGCTTCTCGGCGAGGCCGCCAGTCCGGCCGAGAAGGATCTCAAATCCCAGGCTGAAACGGCCGTCGACCGCTTTTACCGGCTGTTCGGGGCGTAG